In the genome of Nocardia sp. NBC_00416, one region contains:
- a CDS encoding acyltransferase, with translation MWGAPLRSRWQGSRRRDRRQARFLTLASLRWVLANRAYTPWYLVRYYRLAKFRLANPHVILRGMVFLGRNVEVHATPELGRLEIGRWVHIGDGNAIRCHEGSLRIGDKVVFGKDNVVNTYLDIEIGESTLVADWCYITDFDHRMDDITLPIKDQGIVKSPVRIGPDTWIAAKVTVLRETRVGRGCVLGAHAVVKGEIPDYSIAVGAPARVVKNRKSSWEAQAAARAAREAALADIERKKNGVAQDV, from the coding sequence ATGTGGGGCGCACCGCTGCGCTCACGGTGGCAGGGCTCCCGGCGACGCGACCGGCGGCAGGCCCGGTTCCTCACCCTCGCCTCGCTACGCTGGGTGCTGGCGAATCGCGCCTACACCCCCTGGTACCTGGTGCGTTACTACCGGCTGGCCAAATTCCGTCTCGCCAATCCGCACGTGATCCTGCGCGGCATGGTGTTCCTGGGGCGCAATGTGGAGGTCCACGCCACCCCTGAGCTGGGCCGGTTGGAGATCGGCCGCTGGGTCCATATCGGCGACGGCAACGCCATCCGCTGCCACGAGGGCTCGCTGCGGATCGGCGACAAAGTGGTGTTCGGCAAGGACAACGTGGTCAACACCTACCTCGATATCGAGATCGGGGAATCCACCCTGGTCGCCGACTGGTGCTACATCACCGACTTCGATCATCGGATGGACGACATCACCCTGCCCATCAAGGACCAGGGCATCGTGAAGAGCCCGGTCCGGATCGGCCCGGATACCTGGATCGCCGCCAAGGTCACCGTCCTGCGGGAGACCCGGGTCGGCCGCGGCTGCGTGCTCGGCGCGCACGCGGTGGTCAAGGGCGAGATCCCGGACTACAGCATCGCGGTCGGCGCCCCCGCCCGGGTGGTGAAGAACCGGAAATCCAGCTGGGAAGCCCAGGCCGCCGCGCGCGCGGCCCGGGAGGCGGCCCTGGCCGATATCGAACGCAAGAAGAACGGGGTCGCGCAGGACGTGTGA
- a CDS encoding DUF1697 domain-containing protein → MTVYAALLRGIMPSNPNMSNEKLRGVFTGLGFTSVASVLSSGNIVFAAEEGDIAELEDRIQESLNAELGIPGGTIIRSEAELRELLDRDPFTGFTHGRDTYLTTTFFKRPGAPALPADDDPLTTIIGYDAEARAFLAVIDNSTPKTPNFMAWLERAYGKDITTRTWLTVQRIVKKMDAVQ, encoded by the coding sequence ATGACGGTGTACGCGGCATTGCTACGCGGAATCATGCCCAGCAATCCGAATATGAGCAACGAGAAACTGCGCGGCGTGTTCACCGGACTCGGATTCACCTCGGTGGCTTCGGTGCTGTCGAGCGGCAATATCGTCTTCGCCGCCGAGGAAGGCGATATCGCCGAGCTGGAGGATCGGATCCAGGAGTCCCTGAACGCCGAACTCGGCATTCCGGGCGGGACGATCATCCGCTCCGAGGCCGAACTGCGCGAGTTGCTCGACCGTGACCCGTTCACCGGTTTCACCCACGGTCGCGACACCTACCTCACCACGACCTTCTTCAAAAGGCCCGGCGCGCCCGCGCTGCCCGCGGACGACGATCCGCTCACCACGATCATCGGCTATGACGCAGAGGCCCGCGCTTTTCTGGCGGTGATCGACAACAGCACGCCGAAGACCCCGAATTTCATGGCATGGCTCGAACGCGCCTACGGCAAGGACATCACCACGCGCACCTGGCTCACCGTGCAGCGGATCGTCAAGAAGATGGACGCGGTGCAGTAG
- a CDS encoding GNAT family N-acetyltransferase — translation MRSEYWQRPPTLRGDHVLLRPLESGDAGELAAAHDDPETLRYFPYGIESQPPSPETVAAALSSGRQVLVPVDLRDGRIVGTTSLYNMDEQHGRVTIGYTWYSRAVRGTVCNPESKLLLLDHVFATLGAVRAEFTVDDRNLLSRKAVTALGAVEEGVLRRHGRRRDGTRRDTVVHAILADEWPSARIRLNERIARRAVSAGPTP, via the coding sequence ATGCGAAGCGAGTACTGGCAGCGTCCACCCACGCTACGCGGCGACCACGTACTGCTGCGCCCGCTGGAGTCCGGCGATGCCGGCGAGTTGGCGGCCGCGCACGACGATCCCGAAACACTGCGTTACTTCCCCTACGGCATCGAATCGCAGCCGCCGTCACCGGAAACGGTCGCCGCCGCCCTGTCCTCCGGTCGTCAGGTGCTGGTGCCGGTGGATCTGCGTGACGGCCGGATCGTCGGAACCACGTCGCTCTACAACATGGACGAGCAGCACGGTCGGGTCACCATCGGCTACACCTGGTACTCGCGCGCGGTGCGCGGCACCGTCTGCAACCCGGAGAGCAAACTGCTGCTGTTGGACCATGTCTTCGCCACCCTCGGCGCGGTCCGGGCGGAGTTCACCGTCGACGATCGGAATCTGCTGTCCCGCAAGGCCGTCACCGCTCTCGGGGCGGTCGAGGAGGGCGTACTCCGCCGGCATGGCCGCCGTCGCGACGGCACTCGCCGGGATACGGTCGTCCACGCGATCCTGGCCGACGAGTGGCCGTCCGCGCGAATCCGGTTGAACGAACGCATCGCTCGCCGCGCGGTCTCCGCCGGGCCGACGCCGTAG
- a CDS encoding class I SAM-dependent methyltransferase, protein MGYGFSAAEIAYLGSVPGTAALAEVAEYELSAASQVRDAASVRRRHGDRAPALIETVRLRRRAAAKLSGARDWLLTDDALQQATPTLVARHRARRLAGRDVHDVTCSIGAELVELARHCPRVVGSDLDPLRLAMAQHNLTRPVPDAAAAGQRATVLLARADALAPCTSGTVVVADPARRSGGKRTHDPRALQPPLPDLLSVYSGRDLAVKCAPGLDFDRLDWDGEIEVISLDGAVREACLWSAGLREPGVTRRATVLGTAGTATTLTDADPGEIPEREPGEWIIDPDGAVVRAGLVRHYAARHGLWQLDPRIAYLTGDRLPAGVRGFRIIGTCDFREKALRSELRRLDCGRLEILVRGVEVDPDALRRRVKPTGSRPYTIVITRIGRTATVFLCEASRL, encoded by the coding sequence GTGGGGTACGGCTTCAGTGCGGCCGAAATCGCCTACCTGGGTTCGGTGCCGGGTACGGCCGCGCTGGCCGAGGTCGCGGAATACGAGCTCAGCGCCGCGTCGCAGGTGCGTGACGCGGCGAGCGTCCGGCGCCGGCACGGTGACCGGGCGCCCGCGCTGATCGAAACCGTGCGTCTGCGCCGCCGGGCGGCGGCCAAACTGTCCGGCGCGCGCGACTGGCTGCTGACCGATGACGCACTTCAACAGGCCACGCCCACCCTGGTGGCCCGGCATCGCGCCCGGCGGCTCGCCGGTCGCGACGTCCACGATGTGACCTGCTCGATCGGCGCGGAACTGGTCGAGTTGGCCCGGCACTGCCCCCGGGTCGTCGGCAGTGACCTGGACCCCCTCCGGCTCGCCATGGCCCAGCACAACCTGACTCGTCCGGTACCGGACGCGGCGGCGGCCGGGCAGCGCGCGACCGTGCTGCTCGCCCGCGCCGACGCGCTGGCGCCGTGCACATCCGGGACGGTCGTCGTCGCCGATCCGGCGCGGCGGTCCGGCGGGAAGCGCACCCACGACCCGCGCGCGCTGCAGCCGCCGCTACCGGATCTGCTGTCGGTGTACTCCGGTCGCGATCTGGCCGTGAAATGCGCTCCGGGATTGGATTTCGACCGGCTCGACTGGGACGGCGAGATCGAGGTGATATCGCTGGACGGCGCCGTCCGGGAGGCTTGTCTCTGGTCGGCGGGACTGCGCGAACCCGGTGTCACCCGCCGGGCCACCGTTCTCGGCACCGCGGGCACGGCGACCACGCTCACCGATGCCGATCCCGGCGAGATCCCGGAGCGGGAACCGGGGGAGTGGATCATCGACCCGGACGGCGCGGTGGTGCGGGCCGGATTGGTTCGCCACTACGCGGCCCGCCATGGTCTGTGGCAGCTGGATCCGCGGATCGCCTATCTCACCGGCGACCGTCTCCCCGCGGGCGTGCGGGGCTTCCGGATCATCGGTACCTGTGACTTCCGGGAGAAGGCGCTGCGGTCCGAACTCCGCCGCCTCGATTGCGGTCGGCTCGAGATCCTCGTGCGCGGAGTGGAGGTCGATCCCGATGCGCTGCGCCGACGGGTGAAGCCCACCGGTTCCCGGCCGTACACGATCGTGATCACCCGGATCGGCCGCACGGCCACGGTCTTCCTGTGCGAGGCCTCGCGCCTGTGA
- a CDS encoding class I SAM-dependent methyltransferase yields the protein MTVRPDDPAPHPHATAAEVEAAFEDTKLAQVLYHDWEAETYDDKWSISYDERCIEYARGRFDAAVGEVDLPYDRALELGCGTGFFLLNLMQSGIAKSGSVTDLSPGMVKVALRNAEHLGLDVDGRVADAETIPYEDDTFDLVVGHAVLHHIPDVEQSLRECLRVLRPGGRFVFAGEPTTIGNVYARNLGNITWKATTALTRLPFLRDWRRPQEELDESSRAAALEAVVDLHTFDPTQLEDIARSAGAVEVAAHTEEFAAALWGWPVRTFEAAVPDEKLTFGYRMAMYRAWLGLSWVDENVMRHVVPRQFFYNAMITGVKPAAGAS from the coding sequence ATGACGGTACGCCCCGACGACCCCGCACCACATCCGCACGCCACCGCCGCGGAGGTCGAAGCTGCATTCGAGGACACCAAGCTCGCCCAGGTGCTCTATCACGACTGGGAAGCAGAGACCTACGACGACAAATGGTCGATTTCCTATGACGAACGCTGTATCGAGTACGCCCGCGGCCGGTTCGACGCCGCGGTCGGCGAGGTGGATCTGCCCTACGATCGGGCCCTGGAACTCGGTTGCGGAACCGGTTTCTTCCTGCTGAACCTCATGCAGTCCGGTATCGCGAAGAGCGGATCGGTCACCGACCTCTCGCCCGGCATGGTGAAGGTCGCACTGCGCAACGCCGAACATCTGGGTCTGGATGTGGACGGCCGGGTCGCCGACGCGGAAACCATCCCGTACGAGGACGACACCTTCGACCTGGTGGTCGGGCACGCGGTTCTGCACCACATTCCGGATGTGGAGCAATCGCTGCGGGAATGCCTGCGGGTGCTGCGGCCGGGCGGCCGGTTCGTCTTCGCCGGCGAGCCCACCACCATCGGCAATGTCTACGCCCGCAACCTGGGCAATATCACCTGGAAGGCCACCACCGCCCTCACCAGGCTCCCGTTCCTGCGGGATTGGCGCCGCCCCCAGGAAGAGCTGGACGAATCGTCGCGTGCGGCCGCGCTGGAGGCCGTGGTCGACCTGCACACGTTCGATCCGACCCAGCTCGAGGACATCGCCCGTTCGGCGGGCGCCGTCGAGGTCGCCGCACACACCGAGGAGTTCGCCGCGGCCCTGTGGGGCTGGCCGGTGCGGACCTTCGAGGCCGCGGTCCCGGACGAGAAGCTCACCTTCGGCTACCGGATGGCGATGTACCGCGCCTGGCTCGGCTTGAGCTGGGTGGACGAGAACGTGATGCGCCACGTGGTGCCGCGCCAGTTCTTCTACAACGCCATGATCACCGGAGTGAAACCGGCCGCCGGCGCGAGCTAG
- a CDS encoding enoyl-CoA hydratase-related protein, with product MAEYVSLSRLGSDHPDGAERGVAVLRIARPPMNLLNTQLIREIAEAAAACGADPAIAALVVYGDERVFCAGDDLAELAELPAEQAAAMAADLQAALGCLAAIPQPTVAAISGYALGAGLELALGADRRIIGDNVKLGLPQIEAGLIPLAGIRRLSLLIGPGAAKDLVFSGRFVEPDEAARLGLVDQVVAPDDVLESALSWARQFVTGPARALAAAKAVFEAGPHGHERARTEWAELFTTADQRIGTRSYLRDGPGTAEFTGR from the coding sequence ATGGCGGAATACGTATCCCTGTCCCGGCTCGGCTCCGATCACCCGGACGGGGCCGAGCGCGGTGTGGCGGTGCTGCGGATCGCTCGTCCTCCGATGAACCTGCTGAACACTCAGTTGATCCGGGAGATCGCCGAGGCCGCCGCCGCCTGCGGCGCCGACCCCGCGATCGCCGCGCTGGTCGTCTACGGTGACGAGCGGGTGTTCTGCGCGGGCGACGATCTGGCCGAACTCGCCGAGCTCCCGGCCGAACAGGCCGCCGCCATGGCCGCCGATCTGCAGGCCGCCCTCGGCTGCCTGGCCGCGATTCCGCAACCCACGGTGGCCGCGATCAGTGGTTACGCGCTGGGAGCGGGGCTCGAACTGGCCCTGGGCGCGGACCGGCGGATCATCGGCGACAACGTGAAACTGGGTCTGCCGCAGATCGAGGCCGGGCTGATCCCGCTCGCCGGTATCCGGCGGCTGTCGCTGCTGATCGGTCCGGGGGCCGCCAAGGACCTGGTGTTCAGCGGGCGGTTCGTCGAACCGGACGAGGCGGCGCGACTCGGCCTGGTGGATCAGGTCGTCGCTCCCGACGATGTGCTGGAGTCCGCGCTGTCCTGGGCCCGGCAGTTCGTCACCGGCCCGGCCCGGGCGCTGGCGGCGGCCAAAGCGGTGTTCGAGGCCGGACCGCACGGTCACGAGCGGGCCCGTACGGAGTGGGCGGAGCTGTTCACCACCGCGGACCAGCGGATCGGAACCCGCTCCTACCTGCGCGACGGTCCGGGAACGGCCGAGTTCACCGGCCGCTGA
- a CDS encoding NUDIX hydrolase, which yields MLVRDGAEGPEVFLQRRAGAMDFAAGMTAFPGGRVDPVDAEVAIEWAGPAPRWWAQRYGVSEARAKALVCAAVRETFEECGVLLAGPTADTVVADTVGYRGERARIEGRDLTLSEFLAEQNLVLRADLLRPWARWITPTVERRRYDTHFFVAVLPEGQLADGATSETDLVQWSTPAAALATWKAGEHVLLPPTWSQLTALAAYSSTAEILTAEPRIDPIQPVFGEVDGKKLLQFPDNMRYFAELPDPSRLVGSKGMRDTDPSLLGGSRNSGGTADAR from the coding sequence ATGTTGGTGCGCGACGGTGCCGAGGGCCCCGAGGTGTTCCTGCAGCGGCGGGCCGGAGCCATGGATTTCGCGGCCGGAATGACCGCTTTTCCCGGTGGACGGGTGGATCCCGTGGACGCCGAGGTCGCGATCGAATGGGCCGGTCCCGCGCCGCGGTGGTGGGCGCAGCGGTACGGGGTGTCCGAGGCGCGGGCCAAGGCACTGGTCTGTGCGGCGGTGCGGGAGACCTTCGAGGAGTGCGGGGTACTGCTTGCCGGGCCCACCGCCGATACCGTGGTCGCCGATACGGTCGGCTATCGCGGGGAGCGGGCGCGCATCGAGGGCCGCGATCTGACGCTGTCGGAGTTCCTGGCCGAGCAGAACCTGGTGCTACGCGCCGATCTGCTGCGTCCGTGGGCGCGCTGGATCACCCCCACGGTGGAACGCCGCCGCTACGACACCCATTTCTTTGTCGCCGTACTGCCCGAGGGCCAGCTGGCCGACGGCGCGACCTCGGAAACCGATCTGGTGCAGTGGTCCACTCCGGCTGCGGCGCTGGCGACCTGGAAAGCCGGCGAGCACGTCCTGCTCCCACCGACCTGGTCGCAGCTGACCGCGCTGGCCGCCTATTCGAGTACCGCCGAGATCCTGACCGCCGAGCCGCGGATCGACCCGATCCAACCGGTCTTCGGCGAGGTCGACGGGAAGAAGCTGCTGCAGTTCCCGGACAATATGCGCTATTTCGCCGAGCTCCCGGATCCGTCCCGGCTGGTCGGTTCCAAGGGGATGCGCGATACCGATCCGTCGCTGCTGGGTGGTTCGAGGAATTCCGGCGGCACCGCGGACGCCCGGTAG
- a CDS encoding ABC transporter ATP-binding protein, which yields MEPVAHPDPDLLIDFTNVSIRRNGHTLVGPITWQVELDERWVILGPNGAGKTSLLQIAAAETHPSYGTAYVLGERLGKTNISELRPRIGLSSAALAARIPAEERVADLVVSAGYAVLGRWREKYDDVDTDRAIDMLESLGAEHLLDRTYGTLSEGERKRVLIARALMTDPELLLLDEPAAGVDLGGREELVESLGDLAADPDAPALVLVTHHVEEIPPGFTHCMLLSEGEIVTQGLLDDVLTAENLSEAFRQSIALDRIDGRFFARRARRLGRHRSR from the coding sequence ATGGAGCCCGTGGCGCACCCCGATCCAGATTTGCTCATCGACTTCACCAACGTTTCCATCCGCCGCAACGGGCACACCCTCGTAGGCCCGATCACCTGGCAGGTCGAACTCGACGAACGCTGGGTGATCCTGGGTCCCAACGGTGCCGGTAAAACCTCGCTACTGCAGATCGCGGCGGCCGAGACGCATCCCTCGTACGGCACCGCCTACGTACTCGGTGAACGACTGGGCAAGACCAACATCAGCGAACTGCGCCCCCGGATCGGACTGTCGTCCGCGGCGCTGGCGGCCCGGATCCCCGCCGAGGAACGGGTCGCCGATCTGGTGGTCTCGGCCGGCTACGCGGTCTTGGGCCGGTGGCGCGAGAAATACGACGACGTCGACACCGACCGTGCGATCGATATGTTGGAAAGCCTGGGGGCCGAGCATCTTCTGGACCGCACCTACGGCACGCTGTCGGAGGGCGAACGCAAACGGGTCCTGATCGCCCGGGCCCTCATGACCGACCCGGAACTGCTGCTGCTGGACGAACCGGCGGCAGGCGTGGATCTGGGCGGCCGCGAGGAGTTGGTGGAGAGCCTCGGCGACCTGGCCGCCGATCCCGACGCGCCGGCGCTGGTCCTGGTCACCCATCACGTCGAGGAGATCCCGCCCGGATTCACCCACTGCATGCTGCTCAGCGAGGGCGAGATCGTCACCCAGGGCCTGCTCGACGATGTGCTGACCGCGGAGAACCTGAGCGAGGCGTTCCGCCAGTCGATCGCCCTGGACCGTATCGACGGCCGCTTCTTCGCCCGCCGGGCCCGCCGGTTGGGGCGGCACCGCTCACGGTAG
- a CDS encoding aminoacyl-tRNA hydrolase, with protein sequence MPDSGLTDVAVNGRESDVVPDLPDDEELDFFTDPGFSERHTELAAGYGGLGDPDDPAEVQAMQMVLYLPKAELPARSDVLAAAAAAAVALCLDPRVGSEGEWEQRYLAWKRSRIRKVARRARGAQWAAANEVAGVTVESGGALVRALVPGPVGSVDARIRRLQIGGTDLESDDPGPVPLDVPVFWVNAELGMTVGKAAAQVGHASMLFAGALPVEQARTWARRGFACAVREAGPDQWEMLRAAVTRSAATAVRDAGFTEVAPGSTTVIATRPARPDQW encoded by the coding sequence ATGCCGGATAGCGGGTTGACGGATGTAGCGGTGAACGGCCGCGAATCGGATGTGGTTCCGGATCTCCCGGACGACGAGGAACTCGACTTCTTCACCGACCCAGGCTTTTCCGAGCGTCACACCGAACTCGCCGCGGGGTACGGCGGCCTGGGCGATCCCGACGATCCGGCCGAGGTGCAGGCCATGCAGATGGTGCTGTATCTGCCGAAGGCCGAACTGCCGGCGCGTAGCGATGTGCTGGCCGCCGCGGCGGCCGCGGCGGTCGCACTGTGTCTGGACCCGCGGGTGGGGTCCGAAGGGGAATGGGAACAGCGGTATCTGGCGTGGAAGCGGTCGCGGATCAGGAAGGTGGCGCGGCGGGCCCGCGGCGCCCAGTGGGCGGCCGCGAACGAGGTGGCGGGGGTGACCGTCGAGAGCGGCGGCGCGCTGGTGCGGGCACTCGTTCCCGGGCCGGTCGGTTCGGTCGACGCCCGGATCAGGCGGCTCCAGATCGGCGGCACCGATCTCGAATCCGATGATCCCGGCCCGGTTCCGCTGGATGTCCCGGTGTTCTGGGTGAACGCGGAACTCGGGATGACGGTCGGCAAGGCCGCGGCGCAGGTCGGGCACGCGAGCATGCTGTTCGCCGGTGCGCTTCCGGTCGAACAGGCTCGGACGTGGGCCCGGCGCGGCTTCGCCTGTGCGGTGCGCGAGGCCGGGCCCGACCAGTGGGAGATGCTGCGGGCGGCGGTCACCCGCAGTGCGGCGACCGCGGTACGCGACGCCGGTTTCACCGAGGTCGCCCCTGGTTCGACGACGGTGATCGCGACCCGGCCCGCGCGGCCGGACCAGTGGTAG
- the serB gene encoding phosphoserine phosphatase SerB: MAETTVLVTVTGPDRPGVTSVLLAAMSRHRVSLLDIEQVVIRGRLTLGVLISCPSDPEALQDELEEAMNTVDMQVDVDIDADAARAPVSTHAVVVLGSPVTARAFSTVSRELAALGVNIDTIRGIADYPVTGMELMVTAPDRAGDTDSRLRTALAEVAVTERVDIAVERAGLARRAKRLIVFDVDSTLIQGEVIEMLAAYAGVEEQVRQVTEAAMRGEIDFAESLRQRVATLAGLDESVIAEVAATIELTPGARTTIRTLKRIGFRCGVVSGGFRQVIDPLARELELDFVQANVLEVVDGKLTGRVVGQIVDRAYKATALRAFAADSGVPMEQTVAVGDGANDIDMLNAAGLGVAFNAKPALREVADTALSHPYLDAVLFILGVTRDEVEAADARDGLLRRVPLG; the protein is encoded by the coding sequence TTGGCCGAGACCACCGTGCTGGTCACCGTGACCGGGCCCGATCGTCCCGGTGTGACGTCGGTTCTGCTGGCGGCCATGTCGCGGCACCGGGTGAGTCTGCTCGATATCGAGCAGGTGGTGATCCGCGGCCGACTCACGCTGGGCGTGCTCATCAGTTGCCCGTCCGACCCCGAGGCGCTGCAGGACGAGCTCGAGGAGGCGATGAACACCGTCGACATGCAGGTGGATGTCGATATCGACGCCGATGCCGCGCGGGCTCCGGTGTCCACCCACGCCGTGGTGGTGCTGGGGTCGCCGGTCACCGCGCGGGCCTTCAGCACGGTGTCGCGGGAACTCGCCGCGCTCGGCGTGAATATCGACACGATCCGCGGCATCGCCGACTACCCGGTGACCGGTATGGAACTGATGGTGACGGCCCCCGACCGAGCCGGTGACACGGATTCACGGTTGCGCACCGCGCTGGCCGAAGTCGCCGTCACCGAGCGGGTCGATATCGCGGTGGAGCGAGCCGGGCTGGCGCGGCGGGCCAAACGACTGATCGTGTTCGATGTGGATTCGACCCTCATCCAGGGCGAGGTCATCGAGATGCTGGCCGCCTACGCCGGAGTCGAGGAACAGGTGCGGCAGGTCACCGAGGCGGCCATGCGCGGCGAGATCGACTTCGCGGAATCGTTGCGGCAGCGGGTGGCGACCCTGGCCGGACTGGACGAATCGGTGATCGCGGAGGTCGCCGCGACGATAGAACTGACACCGGGAGCACGGACGACCATCCGCACACTGAAGCGGATCGGGTTCCGGTGCGGGGTGGTCTCCGGCGGATTCCGGCAGGTGATCGATCCGCTCGCCCGTGAACTGGAACTTGATTTCGTGCAGGCCAACGTACTGGAAGTGGTCGACGGGAAACTCACCGGCCGGGTGGTCGGGCAGATCGTCGACCGGGCCTACAAGGCGACCGCACTGCGCGCGTTCGCGGCCGATTCCGGGGTACCCATGGAACAGACGGTCGCGGTCGGCGACGGCGCCAACGACATCGATATGTTGAACGCGGCCGGCCTGGGTGTGGCGTTCAACGCCAAACCGGCGTTGCGAGAGGTGGCCGATACCGCGCTCTCGCACCCTTACCTGGACGCCGTGCTGTTCATCCTGGGGGTCACCAGGGACGAAGTCGAAGCGGCGGACGCCAGGGACGGGCTGCTGCGGCGGGTCCCGCTCGGTTGA
- the ctaD gene encoding aa3-type cytochrome oxidase subunit I, protein MTAVEPKPVPQGVEATRPFPARTGPKGSFIYKMVTTTDPKVLGVMYLTTSMAFFLIGGLMALMMRGELARPGLQFLSPEQFNQLFTMHGTIMLLFYATAIVFGFANIILPLQIGAPDVAFPRLNAFSYWLYAFGATMATAGFITPGGAADFGWTAYVPLTDILHSPGVGTDLWILGLAVSGLGTILGGVNMLTTVVCLRAPGMTMFRMPIFTWNIAVTSVLVLLAFPLLTAALMGLAYDRHLGGHIYDPGTGGILLYQHLFWFFGHPEVYIIALPFFGIVSEIFPVFSRKPIFGYTTLVYATLGIAALSIAVWAHHMYATGAVLLPYFSFMTFLIAVPTGVKFFNWIGTMWKGQLTFESPMLFSVGFLVTFLFGGLSGVILASPPLDFHVTDSYFVVAHFHYVLFGTIVFATYAGIYFWFPKMTGRMLDERLGKWHFWTTFLGFHLTFLVQHWLGAEGMPRRYADYQAGDGFTTLNTISTIGAFILGASMLPFLWNVFKSYRYGEVVTVDDPWGYGNSLEWATSCPPPRHNFYELPRIRSERPAFELHYPHMVERMRTEAHVGFTGGAKHHPEETLVKS, encoded by the coding sequence GTGACTGCCGTAGAGCCCAAGCCAGTCCCACAGGGGGTGGAAGCGACTCGGCCATTCCCGGCGCGGACGGGGCCGAAGGGGTCGTTCATATACAAGATGGTGACCACCACGGACCCGAAGGTCCTGGGCGTCATGTATCTGACCACCTCGATGGCGTTCTTCCTCATCGGCGGCCTGATGGCCCTGATGATGCGCGGTGAGCTCGCTCGCCCGGGTCTGCAGTTCCTCTCGCCCGAGCAGTTCAACCAGCTGTTCACCATGCACGGCACGATCATGCTGCTGTTCTACGCGACCGCGATCGTGTTCGGCTTCGCCAACATCATCCTGCCGCTGCAGATCGGCGCCCCCGACGTCGCCTTCCCGCGCCTGAACGCCTTCAGCTACTGGCTGTACGCGTTCGGCGCCACCATGGCGACCGCCGGCTTCATCACCCCGGGCGGCGCCGCGGACTTCGGCTGGACGGCGTACGTGCCGCTCACCGATATCCTGCACTCGCCGGGTGTGGGCACCGACCTGTGGATCCTGGGCCTGGCCGTCTCCGGTCTGGGCACCATCCTCGGCGGTGTGAACATGCTGACGACGGTGGTCTGCCTGCGCGCTCCGGGCATGACCATGTTCCGGATGCCGATCTTCACCTGGAACATCGCCGTCACCAGCGTGCTCGTGCTGCTCGCCTTCCCGCTGCTGACCGCCGCCCTGATGGGTCTGGCCTACGACCGGCACCTGGGCGGGCACATCTACGACCCCGGCACCGGCGGCATCCTGCTCTACCAGCACCTGTTCTGGTTCTTCGGGCACCCCGAGGTGTACATCATCGCGCTGCCGTTCTTCGGCATCGTGTCCGAGATCTTCCCGGTGTTCAGCCGCAAGCCGATCTTCGGCTACACCACCCTGGTCTACGCGACGCTCGGTATCGCGGCTTTGTCGATCGCGGTGTGGGCGCACCACATGTACGCCACCGGCGCGGTCCTGCTGCCCTACTTCTCGTTCATGACCTTCCTGATCGCGGTCCCGACCGGTGTCAAATTCTTCAACTGGATCGGCACCATGTGGAAGGGACAATTGACGTTCGAATCGCCGATGTTGTTCTCGGTGGGCTTCCTCGTCACCTTCCTGTTCGGTGGTCTGTCCGGTGTCATCCTGGCCAGCCCGCCGCTGGACTTCCACGTCACCGACTCCTACTTCGTGGTCGCGCACTTCCACTACGTGCTGTTCGGCACGATCGTGTTCGCCACCTACGCCGGTATCTACTTCTGGTTCCCGAAGATGACCGGTCGCATGCTGGACGAACGCCTCGGCAAATGGCACTTCTGGACCACGTTCCTGGGCTTCCACCTCACCTTCCTGGTGCAGCACTGGCTGGGCGCCGAAGGTATGCCCCGCCGCTACGCGGACTACCAGGCCGGTGACGGTTTCACGACGCTGAACACCATCTCCACCATCGGTGCCTTCATTCTCGGCGCCTCGATGCTGCCGTTCCTGTGGAACGTCTTCAAGAGCTACCGCTACGGCGAAGTGGTCACGGTCGACGATCCGTGGGGCTACGGCAACTCCCTGGAATGGGCGACCAGTTGCCCGCCGCCGCGGCACAACTTCTACGAGCTGCCGCGGATCCGCTCCGAACGTCCCGCGTTCGAACTGCACTATCCGCATATGGTCGAGCGGATGCGCACGGAGGCCCACGTCGGTTTCACGGGTGGAGCCAAACACCACCCCGAGGAGACGCTGGTCAAGTCCTAG